A genomic region of Antennarius striatus isolate MH-2024 chromosome 4, ASM4005453v1, whole genome shotgun sequence contains the following coding sequences:
- the idh2 gene encoding isocitrate dehydrogenase [NADP], mitochondrial, with product MSGYLKVLSSLSRSAAALSRTPAVLAPAANCQAVPQRNYADKRIKVAQPVVEMDGDEMTRIIWEFIKEKLILSNVDVELKYYDLGLPYRDQTDDQVTIDSALATKKYNVAVKCATITPDEARVEEFKLKKMWKSPNGTIRNILGGTVFREPIICKNIPRLVPGWTQPITIGRHAFGDQYRATDFVVDQPGKFKIIFSPSDGSAGKEWEVYDFPAGGCGMGMYNTDESITGFAHSCFQYAINKKWPLYMSTKNTILKAYDGRFKDIFQDIFEKHYKPEFDKLKIWYEHRLIDDMVAQVLKSSGAFVWACKNYDGDVQSDILAQGFGSLGLMTSVLICPDGKTIEAEAAHGTVTRHYREHQKGRSTSTNPIASIFAWTRGLEHRGKLDGNPDLIKFSQILERVCVETVESGTMTKDLAGCIHGLSNVKLNEHFVNTTDFLDAIKTNLDKALGK from the exons ATGTCTGGATATCTGAAAGTCCTCAGCTCTCTTTCCAGGTCTGCCGCTGCCTTGTCCAGGACCCCCGCGGTTCTCGCTCCGGCTGCAAACTGCCAGGCTGTTCCTCAGAGAAACT ATGCCGACAAGCGCATCAAAGTGGCCCAACCGGTGGTGGAGATGGACGGAGATGAGATGACCAGGATCATCTGGGAGTTCATCAAAGAGAAG CTCATCCTGTCCAATGTGGATGTTGAGCTGAAGTATTACGACCTGGGTCTTCCGTACCGTGACCAGACTGATGACCAGGTCACCATCGACTCCGCCCTGGCGACTAAGAAGTACAACGTCGCAGTTAAATGTGCCACCATTACACCTGACGAAGCCAGAGTGGAAG AGTTTAAACTCAAGAAGATGTGGAAGAGCCCAAACGGAACCATCAGGAACATCCTGGGTGGCACAGTCTTCCGTGAGCCAATCATCTGCAAGAACATTCCTCGGCTTGTTCCAGGTTGGACGCAGCCCATCACCATTGGCAGACATGCTTTCGGTGATCAG TACAGAGCCACAGACTTTGTTGTGGACCAGCCCGGCAAATTCAAGATCATTTTTTCACCCTCTGATGGAAGTGCAGGCAAGGAATGGGAGGTTTATGACTTCCCTGCTGGTGGATGTGGAATGGGCATGTACAATACAGATGAG TCTATTACAGGCTTTGCACACAGTTGCTTCCAGTATGCTATTAACAAGAAGTGGCCACTTTACATGAGCACCAAGAACACCATTCTGAAAGCCTATGATGGCAGATTCAAGGACATCTTTCAGGACATCTTTGAAAA ACACTACAAGCCCGAGTTCGATAAACTGAAGATCTGGTATGAGCACAGGCTTATTGACGATATGGTCGCCCAAGTCCTCAAGTCTTCCGGAGCTTTTGTGTGGGCTTGCAAGAACTATGATGGAGATGTTCAGTCTGATATCCTTGCACAAG GTTTTGGCTCTCTGGGATTGATGACATCTGTCCTTATCTGTCCTGATGGCAAAACTATTGAGGCTGAGGCTGCTCATGGCACTGTAACCAGGCACTACCGTGAGCACCAGAAG GGAAGGTCGACGAGCACCAACCCCATCGCCAGCATTTTTGCCTGGACCAGAGGCCTGGAGCATCGCGGCAAACTTGATGGCAACCCTGACCTTATAAA GTTCTCCCAGATTCTGGAGAGGGTGTGTGTCGAAACTGTTGAAAGCGGTACAATGACTAAGGACCTTGCAGGCTGCATCCATGGCCTGTCCAA TGTCAAGCTGAATGAGCACTTTGTCAATACTACAGACTTTCTGGATGCCATTAAGACAAATCTGGATAAAGCCCTCGGCAAGTGA